A portion of the Thunnus albacares chromosome 5, fThuAlb1.1, whole genome shotgun sequence genome contains these proteins:
- the ssuh2rs1 gene encoding protein SSUH2 homolog isoform X1, translated as MEYQPIMNQPSTTYGAANSGYVPAATGGPAMFAPPAAEFQGPSAPPAGMFDSMPGYEGTVAGGGGGFLPPPMPAYPAPQPQPGSEQPHWNIPSISKETARDAFVLFASSKCCYSSAPAKDGTITNMEAFNTYRYRLETFTESRSTEWSHEPYNGQPVDAYAQTPPGPWDIPAQSANFFMDNKQVIKVPYTSSMKNCHGCMGMGRKPCKDCAGAGNKVCWVCNGSGYRHGDDRCSHCNGRGRENCIHCHGQGSKHCDTCHGKQQLLVYIKLTVKWTNNSDNYVVEQSSGLQVDNLSKVSGKELFRDSQCMVYPLIGFPDPAVVQAAQRLVSEHQAKYSQTSRIQQQRQTIELIPVTKVTYSWKGKSHIYFVYGNEFKVHTDDYPATCCCTVM; from the exons ATGGAGTATCAGCCTATTATGAA TCAACCGAGCACAACCTATGGAGCGGCCAATTCTGGTTATGTTCCAGCAGCAACGGGGGGACCTG CTATGTTCGCCCCACCCGCAGCTGAGTTCCAGGGCCCCAGCGCTCCTCCAGCTGGCATGTTTGACAGCATGCCTGGCTATGAAGGAACAgtggcaggaggaggag GTGGATTTCTGCCACCTCCAATGCCTGCTTACCCAGCTCCTCAGCCTCAACCTGGGTCTGAACAACCACATTGGAA TATTCCATCTATAAGTAAAGAAACTGCCCGGGACGCGTTTGTCCTGTTTGCCTCCAGCAAGTGCTGCTACAGTTCAGCGCCAGCAAAGGATGGTACAATCACCAACATGGAGGCATTCAATACGTACAGG TATCGCCTGGAAACCTTTACTGAATCAAGATCTACAGAATGGAGTCATGAGCCGTACAATG GCCAGCCAGTGGATGCATATGCCCAAACACCTCCTGGGCCTTGGGATATTCCAGCTCAATCAGCCAATTTTTTTATGGATAACAAGCAGGTTATCAAGGTTCCCTACACCTCTTCTATGAAG AACTGCCATGGTTGTATGGGAATGGGGCGAAAACCTTGCAAAGACTGTGCTGGTGCTGGTAAT AAAGTTTGTTGGGTGTGCAATGGATCTGGTTACCGCCACGGAGATGATCGATGCAGCCACTGCAATggcagagggagggaaaa TTGCATCCACTGTCATGGACAAGGATCAAAGCACTGTGACACATGTCATGGAAAACAGCAGCTTCTGGTCTACATCAAACTCACTGTGAAATG GACCAACAACTCTGATAACTATGTTGTGGAACAGTCTAGTGGACTTCAGGTGGATAACCTGAGCAAGGTGTCTGGCAAGGAGCTTTTCAGAGACTCTCAGTGCATG GTATACCCATTGATTGGCTTCCCAGACCCTGCAGTGGTGCAAGCTGCACAGCGTCTTGTCAGTGAGCACCAGGCCAAGTACTCCCAGACTTCACGCATTCAACAACAG CGTCAAACCATAGAGCTGATCCCCGTAACCAAGGTGACATACTCATGGAAAGGGaaatcacacatttattttgtttatggGAATGAGTTCAAAGTTCATACAGATGACTATCCTGCTACCTGTTGctgtactgtaatgtaa
- the ssuh2rs1 gene encoding protein SSUH2 homolog isoform X4 has protein sequence MFAPPAAEFQGPSAPPAGMFDSMPGYEGTVAGGGGGFLPPPMPAYPAPQPQPGSEQPHWNIPSISKETARDAFVLFASSKCCYSSAPAKDGTITNMEAFNTYRYRLETFTESRSTEWSHEPYNGQPVDAYAQTPPGPWDIPAQSANFFMDNKQVIKVPYTSSMKNCHGCMGMGRKPCKDCAGAGNKVCWVCNGSGYRHGDDRCSHCNGRGRENCIHCHGQGSKHCDTCHGKQQLLVYIKLTVKWTNNSDNYVVEQSSGLQVDNLSKVSGKELFRDSQCMVYPLIGFPDPAVVQAAQRLVSEHQAKYSQTSRIQQQRQTIELIPVTKVTYSWKGKSHIYFVYGNEFKVHTDDYPATCCCTVM, from the exons ATGTTCGCCCCACCCGCAGCTGAGTTCCAGGGCCCCAGCGCTCCTCCAGCTGGCATGTTTGACAGCATGCCTGGCTATGAAGGAACAgtggcaggaggaggag GTGGATTTCTGCCACCTCCAATGCCTGCTTACCCAGCTCCTCAGCCTCAACCTGGGTCTGAACAACCACATTGGAA TATTCCATCTATAAGTAAAGAAACTGCCCGGGACGCGTTTGTCCTGTTTGCCTCCAGCAAGTGCTGCTACAGTTCAGCGCCAGCAAAGGATGGTACAATCACCAACATGGAGGCATTCAATACGTACAGG TATCGCCTGGAAACCTTTACTGAATCAAGATCTACAGAATGGAGTCATGAGCCGTACAATG GCCAGCCAGTGGATGCATATGCCCAAACACCTCCTGGGCCTTGGGATATTCCAGCTCAATCAGCCAATTTTTTTATGGATAACAAGCAGGTTATCAAGGTTCCCTACACCTCTTCTATGAAG AACTGCCATGGTTGTATGGGAATGGGGCGAAAACCTTGCAAAGACTGTGCTGGTGCTGGTAAT AAAGTTTGTTGGGTGTGCAATGGATCTGGTTACCGCCACGGAGATGATCGATGCAGCCACTGCAATggcagagggagggaaaa TTGCATCCACTGTCATGGACAAGGATCAAAGCACTGTGACACATGTCATGGAAAACAGCAGCTTCTGGTCTACATCAAACTCACTGTGAAATG GACCAACAACTCTGATAACTATGTTGTGGAACAGTCTAGTGGACTTCAGGTGGATAACCTGAGCAAGGTGTCTGGCAAGGAGCTTTTCAGAGACTCTCAGTGCATG GTATACCCATTGATTGGCTTCCCAGACCCTGCAGTGGTGCAAGCTGCACAGCGTCTTGTCAGTGAGCACCAGGCCAAGTACTCCCAGACTTCACGCATTCAACAACAG CGTCAAACCATAGAGCTGATCCCCGTAACCAAGGTGACATACTCATGGAAAGGGaaatcacacatttattttgtttatggGAATGAGTTCAAAGTTCATACAGATGACTATCCTGCTACCTGTTGctgtactgtaatgtaa
- the LOC122981900 gene encoding DDB1- and CUL4-associated factor 1-like: MASASASVDSKAELTALLEQWEREQEGSTQELVNIITKISELVEKETEEYHKADPDPFDDRHPGRADPECVLGHLLKILFKNDDFMNTLVNSYVMTSREFSLNAAACRLLQNIMPGLETAVVFQEKEGIVERLFKWAQEAEQPLRIYATGLLAGAMENQDIAANYREENSVLVPLMLHRLRELQDKDAENKREIKRPSPRKTLSEPLLPLDEETVDGGFEEKPFTPDRNGAEREGTGPDGDGEIPFSTIEPENELSFRLNSPHKTSSRANSAVKTMMKPMSAPGSLIHQGMSDGSSYLKRRAERESGRCSKQKLNFSLPEPERNFSELSNSSWSEMSPWVIGNNYHLYPLTPEIEQRLILQYLTPLGEYQELLAVFMQMGARELLMHYMDLKQTNDVQLTFEALKYLASLLLHKKFAAEFVAHGGVQKLLEIPRPSMAATGVSLCLYYLAYNQDAMERVCMLPHSILSDVVGYTLWLLECSHASGCCHATMFFSISFSFRAVLELFDKQDGLRRLVNLISTLEILNPEDQGALLSDDEIFSSRQTAKHTCMALRRYFEAHLAIKVEQVKQSLQRTEGGAPIHSQPYYKAVSYSREQVVEMMEFLIEYGPLRLYWEPAEVFHKLSCVQLLLQLISIACEWRTYYGRSDTVRYALDILSILTVVPKTQLLLSEAVAVLDEGGSTVSSVGMSIVLAVAEGEVFVNDAEIQKSALQVVINCVCAPDKRMSSIGKFIAGTPRRRLPQQTKASENVLTKMWNVVQSNNGIKVLLSLLTVKMPITDADQIRALACKALVGLSRSSSVRQIISKLPLFSSGHIQQLMKEPVLQDKRSEHVKFCKFAAELIERISGKPLLIGTDVSLAWLQRASVVAQSRITFPEKELLLLIRNHLVAKGLHDTANTLTKEAELPMACLSHSSHSTSAFPPVAPPPTASPVATLPRTPRLANGVGSRHGNHPSHSSTPGSSHPPTRPSTSQPTGSSSTAFPSTSVPHCSNGSPLIGRIIFSRERQTGCGTVSCKKPRVLRQKSDHGAFSQSPAMKKQFDRHLPSPPALDSIITEYLREQHARCKNPVATCPPFSLFTPHQCPEPKQRRQAPTNFTSRHTRRVIYPKYGGVDGGCFDRHLIFSRFRPISVFREADEDESGFMCCAFSARERFLMLGTCTGQLKLYNVFTGQEEASYSCHSSAITHLEPSRDGSLLLTSASWSYPLSALWGMKSVFIMKHSFLGDHYVEFSKLSQDRVIGTKENIARIYDIQTGQVTLTLNNPDLANNYKRNCATFNPTDDLVLNDGVLWDVRTAQAIHKFDKFNMNISGVFHPNSLEVIINTEIWDLRTFHLLHTVPALDQCRIVFNNNGTVIYGAMLQADDEDDMMEMQMKSPFGSSFRTFNATDYKPIATIDVKRNIFDLCTDTKDCYLAVIENQDSVNTDTVCRLYEVGRQRLAEEEEEDEEDQEDDDQEEDDDDDDDSDDDVDTDPLIAELENENGGEDEDDEEEDDGNDEFSPSDEEVARLLEEDVDVGDDEDEDDNDEDDSDNDDVDLDGDNDSSDNSDLEDDIILSLNE, from the exons ATGGCGTCAGCATCTGCCAGTGTGGACTCCAAGGCAGAGCTGACTGCTCTACTAGAACAGTGGGAGAGAGAACAGGAAGGCAGCACACAGGAGCTGGTTAACATCATCACCAA AATCTCAGAGCTTGTtgagaaggagacagaggagtACCACAAAGCAGACCCAGACCCTTTTGATGATCGACATCCCg GGAGAGCTGATCCAGAATGTGTGTTAGGGCACCTACTCAAGATCCTGTTCAAGAATGATGACTTCATGAACACA CTTGTGAATAGCTATGTGATGACCAGCAGAGAATTTTCCCTCAATGCAGCAGCTTGTCGCCTGCTTCAGAACATCATGCCTGGGCTGGAGACAGCTGTGGTCTTTCAGGAAAAG GAGGGCATTGTTGAAAGGCTGTTTAAGTGGGCTCAGGAGGCCGAGCAGCCCCTCAGAATCTATGCCACAGGCTTGTTGGCGGGAGCCATGGAGAACCAGGACATAGCAGCCAACTACAGGGAGGAGAACTCTGTTTTG GTGCCTTTGATGTTGCATCGGCTGCGTGAGCTTCAGGATAAGGATGCTGAGAACAAAAGGGAAATCAAACGCCCCAGCCCCAGGAAGACTTTGAGTGAACCTCTGTTACCTTTGGATGAGGAGACTGTCGACGGAGGCTTTGAAGAGAAGCCCTTCACACCAGACAGAAACGGGGCTGAAAGGGAGGGGACGGGGCCAGACGGGGATGGCGAAATTCCCTTTTCAACCATCGAGCCTGAAAACGAGCTCTCGTTCCGTCTCAACTCCCCACATAAGACCAGCAGCCGCGCCAACTCGGCTGTTAAAACCATGATGAAGCCCATGTCTGCCCCAGGTTCACTGATACACCAGGGCATGTCTGATGGGAGCAGTTACCTAAAAAGGAGGGCGGAGAGGGAGAGTGGCAGGTGCTcaaaacagaaactaaactTCTCTTTGCCAGAGCCAGAGAGGAACTTCAGCGAGCTTTCCAACAGCAGCTGGTCTGAGATGAGCCCCTGGGTGATTGGCAACAACTATCACTTGTACCCCCTGACCCCAGAGATCGAGCAGAGACTCATCCTGCAGTATCTCACACCTCTGGGGGAATATCAGGAG CTCCTGGCAGTGTTCATGCAGATGGGAGCTCGTGAGCTGCTCATGCATTATATGGATCTAAAGCAGACCAATGATGTGCAGCTCACCTTTGAGGCTCTCAAG taCCTagcttctctgctgctgcacaagAAGTTTGCTGCAGAGTTTGTGGCTCATGGAGGAGTTCAGAAGTTGCTGGAAATCCCCAGGCCATCTATGGCCGCTACTGGAGTGTCCCTGTGCCTCTACTACCTTGCCTATAACCAGGACGCCATGGAAAGg GTGTGCATGTTGCCCCACTCCATCCTATCAGACGTGGTTGGTTACACGCTGTGGCTGTTGGAGTGCTCGCATGCATCCGGCTGCTGCCATGCCACCATGTTCTTCtccatttccttttctttccgTGCCGTCCTGGAGCTTTTCGACAAACAAGACGGGCTCCGACGCCTTGTCAATCTG ATTAGCACATTGGAGATCCTGAACCCTGAGGACCAGGGAGCGTTGCTGAGTGATGATGAGATTTTCTCCAGCAGGCAGACAGCCAAGCACACCTGCATGGCCCTGCGCAGGTACTTTGAGGCACATCTGGCAATCAAGGTGGAGCAGGTGAAGCAATCTCTGCAGCGCACAGAGGGGGGTGCCCCCATTCATTCCCAGCCCTACTACAAG GCTGTCAGCTACAGCCGTGAGCAGGTGGTGGAAATGATGGAGTTTCTGATAGAGTATGGCCCCCTCCGACTGTACTGGGAACCAGCAGAGGTCTTCCACAAACTGTCTTGtgtccagctcctcctgcagctcaTTTCCATTGCCTGTGAATGGAGGACCTACTATGGCAG GAGTGACACAGTGCGGTATGCCCTCGACATCCTGAGTATCCTCACAGTTGTTCCAAAGACCCAGCTATTGTTGTCTGAGGCTGTTGCTGTGCTTGATGAGGGAGGGTCTACTGTTTCCAGTGTTG GAATGAGTATAGTCCTGGCGGTGGCAGAGGGAGAGGTGTTTGTGAACGATGCCGAGATTCAGAAGTCGGCTCTGCAGGTCGTAATCAACTGCGTCTGCGCTCCAGACAAACGCATGTCCAGCATTGGCAAGTTCATTGCAGGCACTCCCCGTCGTCGCCTTCCCCAGCAGACCAAAGCCAGCGAGAATGTGCTCACTAAGATGTGGAATGTGGTGCAGTCCAACAATGGCATCAAG GTGCTGCTGTCCCTGCTGACGGTGAAAATGCCCATTACAGATGCAGATCAGATCCGAGCTCTGGCCTGTAAGGCTCTGGTGGGTCTGTCTCGCTCCAGCTCTGTCAGGCAGATCATCAGCAAGCTGCCTTTGTTTAGCAGCGGACACATCCAGCAGCTCATGAAGGAGCCTGTGCTCCAGGACAAACGCAGCGAACATGTCAAGTTCTGTAAGTTTGCGGCTGAGCTGATAGAAAGGATTTCTGGGAAGCCCTTGCTGATCGGTACGGATGTGTCTCTGGCATGGCTGCAGAGGGCCAGCGTGGTCGCTCAGTCCAGGATCACCTTCCCTGAGAAAGAGCTGTTGTTGCTTATTAGGAACCACCTTGTGGCAAAAGGCCTCCATGACACGGCCAACACGCTCACCAAGGAGGCAGAACTCCCGATGGCATGTCTGTCTCATTCTTCACATTCAACTTCTGCTTTCCCTCCTGTCGCTCCTCCTCCCACTGCCTCCCCTGTTGCCACTCTACCCCGCACCCCACGGCTGGCCAACGGTGTTGGGTCAAGACACGGCAACCATCCCTCTCATTCATCCACCCCAGGATCCAGCCATCCACCAACACGCCCTTCCACATCACAACCCACCGGGTCTTCTTCGACTGCTTTCCCCTCAACATCTGTGCCCCACTGTAGCAATGGCTCCCCACTGATCGGCCGAATCATTTTCTCTCGGGAACGGCAAACAGGGTGTGGTACGGTGAGCTGCAAGAAACCCCGGGTACTGAGGCAGAAGTCTGACCATGGCGCCTTCAGCCAGAGTCCAGCAATGAAGAAGCAGTTTGACAgacacctcccctccccccctgCATTAGACAGCATCATCACAGAGTACCTGAGGGAACAGCATGCACGCTGTAAAAACCCTGTCGCAACCTGCccgcctttctctctcttcacccCCCATCAATGCCCAGAGCCCAAACAGAGACGCCAAGCACCCACCAACTTTACATCCAGACACACACGAAGAGTTATATATCCTAAATACGGAGGAGTAGATGGAGGGTGCTTTGACAGACATCTCATCTTCAGCCG gTTCCGTCCCATCTCCGTGTTCAGGgaggctgatgaggatgagAGCGGATTCATGTGTTGTGCCTTCTCAGCTCGTGAGCGGTTCCTGATGCTCGGGACGTGCACAGGGCAGCTCAAACTCTACAATGTGTTTACAGGCCAGGAGGAAGCCAGCTACAGCTGTCACAGTTCAGCCATCACTCACCTGGAGCCCTCACGG gatgGCTCGCTGCTTTTAACGTCAGCCTCCTGGAGTTACCCTCTGTCTGCACTGTGGGGCATGAAATCAGTGTTCATTATGAA GCACTCCTTCCTGGGAGACCATTATGTGGAGTTCAGTAAGCTGTCACAAGATCGTGTCATTGGAACTAAGGAAAATATAGCACGT ATTTATGACATCCAAACGGGTCAGGTGACTCTGACTCTAAACAACCCAGACCTGGCCAACAACTACAAGAGGAACTGCGCCACCTTCAACCCCACAGACGACCTGGTTCTGAACGACGGCGTGCTGTGGGACGTGCGCACGGCTCAGGCCATCCACAAGTTTGACAAGTTCAACATGAACATCAGTGGTGTGTTCCACCCCAACAGCCTGGAGGTCATCATCAACACGGAGATT TGGGATCTGCGGACCTTCCACCTGCTCCACACAGTTCCTGCACTGGACCAGTGCAGAATAGTCTTCAACAACAACGGCACTGTCATCTATGGAG CAATGTTGCAGGCTGACGATGAAGACGACATGATGGAGATGCAGATGAAAAGTCCGTTTGGTTCATCGTTCAGGACCTTCAATGCCACTGACTACAAACCGATTG CCACTATTGACGTCAAGAGGAATATATTTGACCTTTGCACGGATACAAAAGACTGTTACCTAGCTGTGATCGAG AACCAAGACTCTGTCAACACTGACACCGTCTGTAGGCTGTATGAAGTTGGTCGGCAGAGActtgcagaggaagaggaggaggacgaggaggatcAG GAGGATGACGATCAGGAGGAAGACGACGACGATGACGATGACTCTGATGATGATGTCGACACAGATCCCCTCATCGCCGAGCTAGAGAATGAGAACGGTGGCGAGGATGAGGacgatgaagaggaggatgacgGGAACGATGAATTCTCTCCCTCTGATGAAGAGGTGGCTCGTCTGCTGGAAGAAGACGTTGACGTCGGAGACGACGAGGACGAGGACGATAATGATGAGGACGACTctgataatgatgatgttgatCTGGATGGAGACAACG ACAGCTCCGACAACTCTGACCTTGAGGATGACATCATCTTATCCCTGAATGAGTGA
- the ssuh2rs1 gene encoding protein SSUH2 homolog isoform X2 — protein MNQPSTTYGAANSGYVPAATGGPAMFAPPAAEFQGPSAPPAGMFDSMPGYEGTVAGGGGGFLPPPMPAYPAPQPQPGSEQPHWNIPSISKETARDAFVLFASSKCCYSSAPAKDGTITNMEAFNTYRYRLETFTESRSTEWSHEPYNGQPVDAYAQTPPGPWDIPAQSANFFMDNKQVIKVPYTSSMKNCHGCMGMGRKPCKDCAGAGNKVCWVCNGSGYRHGDDRCSHCNGRGRENCIHCHGQGSKHCDTCHGKQQLLVYIKLTVKWTNNSDNYVVEQSSGLQVDNLSKVSGKELFRDSQCMVYPLIGFPDPAVVQAAQRLVSEHQAKYSQTSRIQQQRQTIELIPVTKVTYSWKGKSHIYFVYGNEFKVHTDDYPATCCCTVM, from the exons ATGAA TCAACCGAGCACAACCTATGGAGCGGCCAATTCTGGTTATGTTCCAGCAGCAACGGGGGGACCTG CTATGTTCGCCCCACCCGCAGCTGAGTTCCAGGGCCCCAGCGCTCCTCCAGCTGGCATGTTTGACAGCATGCCTGGCTATGAAGGAACAgtggcaggaggaggag GTGGATTTCTGCCACCTCCAATGCCTGCTTACCCAGCTCCTCAGCCTCAACCTGGGTCTGAACAACCACATTGGAA TATTCCATCTATAAGTAAAGAAACTGCCCGGGACGCGTTTGTCCTGTTTGCCTCCAGCAAGTGCTGCTACAGTTCAGCGCCAGCAAAGGATGGTACAATCACCAACATGGAGGCATTCAATACGTACAGG TATCGCCTGGAAACCTTTACTGAATCAAGATCTACAGAATGGAGTCATGAGCCGTACAATG GCCAGCCAGTGGATGCATATGCCCAAACACCTCCTGGGCCTTGGGATATTCCAGCTCAATCAGCCAATTTTTTTATGGATAACAAGCAGGTTATCAAGGTTCCCTACACCTCTTCTATGAAG AACTGCCATGGTTGTATGGGAATGGGGCGAAAACCTTGCAAAGACTGTGCTGGTGCTGGTAAT AAAGTTTGTTGGGTGTGCAATGGATCTGGTTACCGCCACGGAGATGATCGATGCAGCCACTGCAATggcagagggagggaaaa TTGCATCCACTGTCATGGACAAGGATCAAAGCACTGTGACACATGTCATGGAAAACAGCAGCTTCTGGTCTACATCAAACTCACTGTGAAATG GACCAACAACTCTGATAACTATGTTGTGGAACAGTCTAGTGGACTTCAGGTGGATAACCTGAGCAAGGTGTCTGGCAAGGAGCTTTTCAGAGACTCTCAGTGCATG GTATACCCATTGATTGGCTTCCCAGACCCTGCAGTGGTGCAAGCTGCACAGCGTCTTGTCAGTGAGCACCAGGCCAAGTACTCCCAGACTTCACGCATTCAACAACAG CGTCAAACCATAGAGCTGATCCCCGTAACCAAGGTGACATACTCATGGAAAGGGaaatcacacatttattttgtttatggGAATGAGTTCAAAGTTCATACAGATGACTATCCTGCTACCTGTTGctgtactgtaatgtaa
- the ssuh2rs1 gene encoding protein SSUH2 homolog isoform X3, protein MDNNMEGQAMFAPPAAEFQGPSAPPAGMFDSMPGYEGTVAGGGGGFLPPPMPAYPAPQPQPGSEQPHWNIPSISKETARDAFVLFASSKCCYSSAPAKDGTITNMEAFNTYRYRLETFTESRSTEWSHEPYNGQPVDAYAQTPPGPWDIPAQSANFFMDNKQVIKVPYTSSMKNCHGCMGMGRKPCKDCAGAGNKVCWVCNGSGYRHGDDRCSHCNGRGRENCIHCHGQGSKHCDTCHGKQQLLVYIKLTVKWTNNSDNYVVEQSSGLQVDNLSKVSGKELFRDSQCMVYPLIGFPDPAVVQAAQRLVSEHQAKYSQTSRIQQQRQTIELIPVTKVTYSWKGKSHIYFVYGNEFKVHTDDYPATCCCTVM, encoded by the exons ATGGATAATAACATGGAGGGGCAAG CTATGTTCGCCCCACCCGCAGCTGAGTTCCAGGGCCCCAGCGCTCCTCCAGCTGGCATGTTTGACAGCATGCCTGGCTATGAAGGAACAgtggcaggaggaggag GTGGATTTCTGCCACCTCCAATGCCTGCTTACCCAGCTCCTCAGCCTCAACCTGGGTCTGAACAACCACATTGGAA TATTCCATCTATAAGTAAAGAAACTGCCCGGGACGCGTTTGTCCTGTTTGCCTCCAGCAAGTGCTGCTACAGTTCAGCGCCAGCAAAGGATGGTACAATCACCAACATGGAGGCATTCAATACGTACAGG TATCGCCTGGAAACCTTTACTGAATCAAGATCTACAGAATGGAGTCATGAGCCGTACAATG GCCAGCCAGTGGATGCATATGCCCAAACACCTCCTGGGCCTTGGGATATTCCAGCTCAATCAGCCAATTTTTTTATGGATAACAAGCAGGTTATCAAGGTTCCCTACACCTCTTCTATGAAG AACTGCCATGGTTGTATGGGAATGGGGCGAAAACCTTGCAAAGACTGTGCTGGTGCTGGTAAT AAAGTTTGTTGGGTGTGCAATGGATCTGGTTACCGCCACGGAGATGATCGATGCAGCCACTGCAATggcagagggagggaaaa TTGCATCCACTGTCATGGACAAGGATCAAAGCACTGTGACACATGTCATGGAAAACAGCAGCTTCTGGTCTACATCAAACTCACTGTGAAATG GACCAACAACTCTGATAACTATGTTGTGGAACAGTCTAGTGGACTTCAGGTGGATAACCTGAGCAAGGTGTCTGGCAAGGAGCTTTTCAGAGACTCTCAGTGCATG GTATACCCATTGATTGGCTTCCCAGACCCTGCAGTGGTGCAAGCTGCACAGCGTCTTGTCAGTGAGCACCAGGCCAAGTACTCCCAGACTTCACGCATTCAACAACAG CGTCAAACCATAGAGCTGATCCCCGTAACCAAGGTGACATACTCATGGAAAGGGaaatcacacatttattttgtttatggGAATGAGTTCAAAGTTCATACAGATGACTATCCTGCTACCTGTTGctgtactgtaatgtaa